From the Lactuca sativa cultivar Salinas chromosome 9, Lsat_Salinas_v11, whole genome shotgun sequence genome, the window tatcaagggaaccctggcaaagcgcaTTAgactgcagttaagaatattcttaagtaccttctgaggaccaaggaatggtttctagtcctcgatgggagtgatgacttaaaggtgggagggtacagtgacgccagttttcagaccgacagggacaactaccgttcacagtcgagctgggtctttaccctaaatggagagggagtgacttggaaaagttccaagcaggagaccgtagtttATTCAACATGagaattagagtacattgcattgagcgaagcgtcaaaggaggcaatatggttgaagaacttcattggagacctcggGGTTGCGTCAGCCATAcaagagcctatggaaattttatgtaataatgaaggagcggttgccttgaccacggaaccgagggatcatggcagatcttgacatatcgacagaaaatatcactttattcgacatcaggtggaagaaggactcctcatagtgaagagggtatcgtcataggataacccagcagatccgcctACGAAGGgattgagcagggttaagcacttgcagcacgctacgtacatcgggctgaaggacgatattagtttagattagatagtttagaaacatgtaatagataaattgtaattaacattcgatgaataaataaaagaggattatttattagtaatgttactgtcttatgctaattgtttacctattgtttcattgtgcatgttttgacttcctgaataataagattgttcgaacggtccacagtcgttcaaatgttggaagtaggtatgaatgaagactatcatgaattggtgtgtagattgtctatagagtcttagacatagcaaaaggttgctacaacgttcataagtgcttatgaactagatttgagcattggaataaacccacgcttgctggaatcacttcatggaatttatcacgagtgatcgcaagacgataatatcatatggtcttaaaacctagatatatggtttattgtttgctgattggttgtgcattgataatgcgtaaacacatcagtaacttgatgttataaaacgcattgttgtgtatgatttgatttgtggataataaatgcatataagtcgaagtttatcttttcctttatcctaagagggtaaaagcgatatcagggcccctcgatgatttgatttgacttatgtgtcgggcccggtcaggaccgaattgatgtgttcaattaagttctatgtcaaatgaatcagagatcgagaaacaaactactggacaataagtacgactatgttccatgtaattgtccgcgcgatatctagaatagaggattatacaatcccttatctgaaggacaagttaTTGATAAGATCAAGAGTTTTGAGAACTGCGATTGCTAACCCGATTCAGAAGGTGCATTTGCATTTGTAGTTATTAGATTCATCCAAGTggcagactgttggattagtatctaagtctataactatatttggtatgtacttgacccggttgtgcattgtccttttgggtcgccttcaccaaagcaacttgactggaggaaTAATATAGAAAAAGGTTATTatcgtttattaatatattataagactaatatattaaaagagaaatcatatttgtttaattaatattagtcaataattaattaagaattagttttgtgatcaaaagaagttaattgaactTAAGGGGTTGAActataattatgtgatagttacaaagttaGGCAAGGAAACCTTATTAGAtagggtggacggattctagggataaagccttaagaattcgtccataatagggattctagaattatcttatgggctgcttggtggctaagtaaccagataaaaataatgactaaaaccctaattcctacacctatataTAGGACCCCTAGGCATGGGAATTCCGGCCACTTGAACCCTAGAAGTCCTAGAGCCGAATTTCTCCTCTCCCCTCTCTATCATGTTTCTTcaaattgctattggtgtttgtgattcattagaggcacaacacttgaggtgctaaagttctcaaggcttcaagatcttcaatcaacAAGAAGGTAAACATCTTGATCTGTTTTCTTATGTCAATTTCGATtatatacactagatctagggttagaaAGTCTTAGatgaattacatgtacaatagagaaacctagatctaagcattagggtttgcatgagcacataggatgttcttttggctcaaacccatcattacatatatatttaaatttaacTAATCTCCATGGATACAATccatttaccactatacactattttagtgtgtaatatttagggtatttatttttTTGGCCTCAACAACCACCACTTGTatgttttggtatgtggtattttggggaactcactaagctttatgcttatggaTTTTatagttatggtttcaggtactaccGGTTTGAAAGGGAAGATCCCGACTTGATCGCAacacatccacccatgtttctgcaattttgtgattttaggattgtactatgataactatttttaccTTGTTACACTTTTAAATGATTGGATAGGTTAAATGGTGTTTGTGGTTGAATTAAAAAACATCACCTTATAATTTTTGGACGTTACGAAAGTCAGCCTAGTTGACTCAGctaagtacacccaacgtactcagcttgtacgcttagcatactcaaGATCCACATTCGATTCTCTTATCGCGTACGCcaatgtacgcccagcatacgctgGCTAACTTTACTGCTTCTTTTCaagagcttattccattaagtcttTTCGACCAAAAGTAGTTCTAGTCCTGAAATAACATCTTAAGtcaaaagtttccaactttatgactttaaatGGCTAGGAAGTGCTTaataccaaaaaccctaacttcttaactcattaagacatcCTAAAACATGTATCGAGGAAAACTAAGGACcaatattacatttttatggttcctaataacttcataatggataaagtttccaactttatccattagaatggtccaaacaaccaagatctagtatttaagtctcaaagggaccaaaagttcatctttttCATCTTAATCAATTAAGTCCTAGTCTCAaacctttagatctgaatcaatatgatgtttagatggataaagtttccaaatttatccataacatggtcacaaactttcaagatctaaactttatgtacTAAAGTGACCAACAgttcataacacccaaaactagctagttctaaaaaatgcatcatcaagattaaAGTTTTATACGTCTAGAAGAAAGATCACGGTgaacaaagtctggatctacaagctccaatgcaaccaacacttctccaaagTGCTCATTCTTCTCTAAGATGCACCAAGCACACTCTAAAGCACTCAAGATCACTTTCTTTTGCTCaaaaggctcaaactagggttagggttttcaagGGAGGATGTTGGAGAGGTCGAGGTTGAGATTGGAATGAGTTTGGGGatgttaaggagcttaaatagggctcaaaccatgaaaatagggtttgggaacTGAtcgtgtacgcccaacatactcctggTACGCCAAGCTTACTCAGGGatgccctagtacgcccaacgtacttctccATATACCCAACATACGCGACTTAACCCAAAACTGTCCTATCTTCAAATGGTCATAattaacttcttcgtttcaactccactTTCGACGATCTGTATATATCCATATAAAAATGTTGAGGAGCTCTAcaaccctatctaattacttttgacttaaaacacattgaactaaaatccttaattcataaaagaagtATGAAACATCATTTTTTCCGATTTTACCTTTTGACTTcaaagcacaaaccgaactaTTGGATTacataatctacattacccacatccaatTGGGCCCAAATCTCTTTTTCCGAAAGCCCAAAGCTTTATGATATTTGATCTTCGGGTCATGCCCACGAATTATGAAATGACTCATGGGTGTTATAGTTTTGACCAATTTATGAGATATTTGGTCGAGTTGGGTTAACTTGTCTAAGTAAGAGAGGACGATTTCGAGTATTCacccgagttttacaacactgattgtaagattattattattattattattatttttaaattaatatttttttggaCTAACTACATGGAATATCCATTTTAAATTCTATATCATCAAATgatgtattaaatatatattttatatgttttaaactacttatctTTAACAATAAGACGAATATAAGACGACaaatgtattttttatattttaaaatacttTTTGATAGGATCTTAATTAAGATCGTGATCCAAAAAACAGAAAAGACAATCTTGATAAATTGTATCTTATTTATTGTATACACATAAATTTTCCTTTAATAACAACACAGTGTGCGAGTTTTTTGTAAAAATGGGTTGAAAATAGGAACCTTTTGCAAAAATCGGTTGATTTTTATTTCAATTGCAAAATTAGGTTGTTTTTTTTGTGTCCCCACATAAAAATCaacgtatttatatatataattttacatTTTGACCCCTTCAACTTTCATAATAACCCTACAACTTATatgttatatttattttatatcttttgttataaaataattatttttttagcttttttacaaaaaatataaatttgtatATATTAAAAACATATAACCGAAATATGTCTCTTATGTTATTGCGATTTACATcattagaaaattttaataaaCACATTCTAATTGATACCAATATCGAATATATTATATGTTACGAAATTACGAAATTACAAGATAATTAAAGACACAACTACAAAAGAAACTAAACATGAACTAAAAACTAAATTAAACATAGAATTACAAGAATAATAAAAGTTACATGGTTCACATCGCATTGAATCTAGGTTGAGAATTTGAACAATTTCTCCTGTTATGACCAGGTTGATTGCATAGTCCACATTTACGAGGTTCATCACGATGGCGAACATCCATCTCGTTACGAAATCGATTTGCACGCCTCCGACCTCGACCGACTGCACATTTTGAGTTATCTGCTTGAATACTCCAATCAGCCTCTAACCAATAATCAACATGAGGAAGTGGTGAAAACCCATCATTATATTGTTGCTTGTATGTCATAGTTGTGTAAACATAATTGATAATGGAAAAAGGGTTATCCCCTCTAAAACGACAAACTGCAAGAGCATGTGAACAAGGGAATCTTTCCATCTGCCACTTACCACATGTGCATGTATGTTGATAATAACTTACAGTGTGGGTATTTCCTCCGTTTTCATTTATTCGTAACTTGGTGACAATTCTATAGACACCTTCATTATAGTTGAACTCAGTTAAAGTATGACTTTGTGCAGAAGTGTCACAATTCTATAGACAATTCATTGCAGCATCAAAAAGTTGTACAGTTCTATTGAATGTAAGATCAATACACGCTCTAATAGGTAGTTGTCTTGCTCCTCGTAGCGCATTATTCATACTCTCAGATATATTTGTCGCTAACGACCCCCATCGACGATTTCCATCATAAAAAAGACACCATTGACTTTTATCAATTTGGTCTAAATACTGCCAAGCTTCAAGATTGATTACTTTGATTTGTTTCTTATACTCCACAAACTTTCTTTTTTGTGTGGTGCTTCCAATATCCCAACAAAATGATTTAAGCCTCACGTTCTTGTACTTTTTCATGAGATTGCTTCTAATGTGTCGAAGACAAAATCGATGGTATCCCAATGGCTCTTTCCATTCCTCTAGATTTGTCATTGCATGAATTATTCCTTGATGTCGGTTTGAAATAACACACAATTGTCTGTCTTGAGCAACAAAATGTATGAACTGATACAAAAACTAACTCCAACTGTGTATAGTTACCTCATCAACAATGGCATGAGAAACTGGTAATATATTATTGTTGGCATCTTTTGTAACAGCAATAAGCATTTTACCCTTGTACGAACCTCTCAAATGAAAAGCACCTATGGAAATAACAGGTCGACATAGATGAAATGCATTAATTGCAGGTCCAAAAGCCCAAAAAATATACTTAAATGTTGCCACATGTGATGAGCCATTTGGATTATGAAACCATTTCACGATGGTATTAGGATTTGAAGTTTGCAAAGTTGCAATGTACTTGGGTAACTCTGCAAAGTTACTTTCCCAAGTTCCATAAATGTTCTCTATGGCTTTTCTCCTACCATGCCATGCCTTCCAATAAGAAACGTCAACATTTAGAATATTTTTAATATCTGCTTGTATATGTTTCACTGGATAACCAATATCTTTTTCAATTGAGTGGATGATGTAGAAGGCTATAGTTGCAGAGTTTGGACTTATGTTGTCATTGCCTCTAGATGATCCAAAATAATTGTGTGCATCCACCCAACGTGTGATCTTCCACATATGATGGTTTTTCTTTTTCATTGCATGAACATACCATGCACACTGCGGTGTATATGGGTCAGTATTAGAACTTCCTTCTTCATCGCAAAGAGTTTTACACTTTGCTATCCAAAAACTACTTCTACTTTCACAAACCTTAAACTCTCTATTTTGCTTGATCGACCAAAGTCTTATTGCCTTTTTTACCTGATCCTTATTTTCAAACAACATTTCTAACCTTATTTTGTTTTCAGATTCATTCCAAAAATCTAAATAAATTTTGTCTTGGATATCTACTACGTCATCGTCTCCTTCGTCTCCAATATCGTTCATAAAGTTCATAATTGGACTTTTACTCATAATCGGAGTTTCATTCACATTATCTTCAGACTCATCCCCAACATCACTTAATGATTCACTAACACTATCTTCACTAAATTGGGAGTTGGGTTCATCAAACCCAAAGTCATTATCTGTCTCACATCTAGCACCATTAGGTAAAGGAAATTGTACCTCAGAGGGGTTGGTGACAAAATCAATAGGCTGAACTGGCTGTGATACTCCATAATTGTTAAGAAGATCTACAAGAGTAGTATTCGCAGGCCACATTTTTTTAACTGCAAAATAAACAATAAGATGAAATATATAAATTATCATATTTTACATAATGTTTCATGTTAGATATTTGAAATTTCGACAAGAGTATGTACCTTACAATTTAGTTGCGAAGGAGGATTCGTATATGAAGTTACAAACGTGACTGAAGAATTAAAGAAGAAAAGTTGGGATTTCAAATTTGTGAGAACTATGGTTTATGAAAATGACGATGGAAACTAAAATGGTGAATTTAATATATACATCAGAAAATGAATTGAACGTAAACAAAgtgataattatttttttaactttactTACATATTTTCAGATGAAAATGAcaattcatatatatgttagaTTAAAAAGAAATATTTGATATTTACATAAATTCCGATTTTGTAATTTGAATAATAAACTTATGTATTATATGTAATAAAGATTAAAATATACACTTAAAAAATTAAAGATATAAAAAGTAAATAATAGATAAGTTATGAGGTTATTATGAGAATTGAAGGGTGCAAaatgtaaatttatatattactGTGGGGCaaaaaaaaccatttttccaaaagaaataaGAATCAATCCATTTTGCAAAGTTACTGTTAGTGTGCTAATTATATCACAAAAGGTCATATTTTCTTTGTTAAAATTTTTCTTATAACTATGAGTGCATACCAAATGTTAACCCTGCAATTATATTATATTCAGATAGTCCTTTTGCGCGATTGATTCAAATAGTAATTCGATGATAAAACAATCTAAGCCAACAATCCAACATTAACAAACCAtttaaaaaaaaccctaattaattaatatgaatcCATAAGAACAAAAAAAGAATCAAAAACCCTAACTCAAACATTCTAGCTGCTTATTGACCCAAACTACCAGATGCAGCACAAGTTTAGACTCGCCACCGCCGATCCAGAACCCAGTTCTCCGACCATGTTTGCGGCAATGGCAACAAAATTATCAAAAAATCATTCAACGAACCAACTAAACGACCCATCTTCAACATCCTAACCTGCACGATTCATTTCCCACCCTTCTTCGCTGCTGCTTTCGTCACCTTTGCTCCAGTCGGATCCTTCTTCTCCACACTCTTGATCACACCCACCGCCACCGTCTGCCTCATATCCCTCACCGCAAACCGCCCAAGTGGTGGATACTCCGAGAACGTCTCCACCACCATGGGTTTCGTCGGAATCATCTTGATCATACCTGCATCACCATTTTTAAGAAACTTCGGCTCCTTCTCAAGCTCCTTCCCCGATCGCCTATCAATCTTTGTCAAAATTTCAGCAAACTTCACGGCAATATGTGACGTGTGACAGTCCAGCACCGGAGCATAGCCGTTTCCGATCTGTCCCGGGTGGTTCATGATAATAACTTGCGAAGTAAAGTTGGCAGCACCCTTGCATGGATCGTCTTTCGAGTTAGACGCAACGTATCCTCGCTTCAGATCTTTCACAGACACATTCTTCACGTTGAACCCGACGTTGTCGCCGGGGAGTGCTTCCTGGAGAGCTTCATGGTGCATCTCAACAGACTTAACTTCAGTTGTCAAACCAGATGGACCGAAAGTCACGAGCATCGTCGGTTTGATGACGCCGGTTTCAACACGACCGACTGGAACAGTTCCGATACCACCAATCTTGTACACGTCCTGAAGTGGAAGACGGAGGGGCTTGTCGGAAGGTCTCTTGGGTTCGTTAATGGCGTCAAGAGCGTCGAGGAGAGTTGGACCTTTGTACCAGTCTAAGTTGGTGGACCTTTCGATCATGTTGTCACCTTCAAAACCAGAGATCGGAACAAATGGGATCTTGTCAGGGTTGTATCCGACCTTCTTCAAATACGATGAGACCTCCTTCACAATTTCATCGTATCTCGCCTTCGAGTACTTAGGAGTAGTCGCATccatctaaaaagaagagaaaaagTGTAAACACAGAAGAAATCGATGTGaacaaaaaaaagtaaaaatctaTTACCTTGTTGCAACAACAAATCATCTGTTTGACTCCAAGAGTGAAAGCAAGGAGAGCGTGTTCACGAGTCTGACCATCTTTAGAGATACCAGCTTCAAAGCCACCGGTGGTGGAGTCGATGATAAGGACGGCACAGTCGGCCTGAGAAGTTCCGGTGATCATGTTCTTGATGAAATCGCGGTGGCCGGGAGCGTCGATGACAGTGCAGTAGTACTTTGTGGTCTCAAACTTCCACAAAGCAATGTCGATGGTGATACCACGCTCACGCTCGGCCTTGAGTTTATCGAGCACCCATGCGTATTTGAATGAACGCTTGTTCATCTCAGCAGCTTCTTTCTCGAACTTTTCAATCACACGCTTGTCAATTCCTCCAAGCTTATATATCAGATGTCCGGTGGTTGTAGACTTGCCGGAGTCGACATGTCCGATGACCACAATGTTGACGTGAGTCTTTTCCTTACCCATGATCAAATCTTAAAACTGTATTAACAAAATAAACTTCagaataatgataataatataaTCTTTATCTTTGGACAAGTTTCAGAGAATGATTCAATTTTGAAAAGAAATCTCACAAAAGCTAATCAATACTAAAACAGTCGTAAACGGAAAGAATCATCGGGAATGAAGATGAAGAATACCGATCAAACAGTACATACAACTAATCAAATCAAAACAGAAGATAGATCGAATAAATCAGTAAGATCTGATTTGATTGATCATCAAAACATTTAACTTTGATCATTTATGATCAAAGAATTACTAAAATAAAGTGCATCGAAGAGAGATGTGACCTTGTAGTGAATAATGGATCAAAACCCTAGTTTCAGAGGAAGCAATGATCAATCGCTAGTAGAAGAGAGTGAGAGTGCAAGTTAATGTGAAGACGTACGaggtagtttatatata encodes:
- the LOC111895253 gene encoding elongation factor 1-alpha isoform X1, with the translated sequence MGKEKTHVNIVVIGHVDSGKSTTTGHLIYKLGGIDKRVIEKFEKEAAEMNKRSFKYAWVLDKLKAERERGITIDIALWKFETTKYYCTVIDAPGHRDFIKNMITGTSQADCAVLIIDSTTGGFEAGISKDGQTREHALLAFTLGVKQMICCCNKMDATTPKYSKARYDEIVKEVSSYLKKVGYNPDKIPFVPISGFEGDNMIERSTNLDWYKGPTLLDALDAINEPKRPSDKPLRLPLQDVYKIGGIGTVPVGRVETGVIKPTMLVTFGPSGLTTEVKSVEMHHEALQEALPGDNVGFNVKNVSVKDLKRGYVASNSKDDPCKGAANFTSQVIIMNHPGQIGNGYAPVLDCHTSHIAVKFAEILTKIDRRSGKELEKEPKFLKNGDAGMIKMIPTKPMVVETFSEYPPLGRFAVRDMRQTVAVGVIKSVEKKDPTGAKVTKAAAKKGGK
- the LOC111895253 gene encoding elongation factor 1-alpha 1 isoform X2, coding for MGKEKTHVNIVVIGHVDSGKSTTTGHLIYKLGGIDKRVIEKFEKEAAEMNKRSFKYAWVLDKLKAERERGITIDIALWKFETTKYYCTVIDAPGHRDFIKNMITGTSQADCAVLIIDSTTGGFEAGISKDGQTREHALLAFTLGVKQMICCCNKMDATTPKYSKARYDEIVKEVSSYLKKVGYNPDKIPFVPISGFEGDNMIERSTNLDWYKGPTLLDALDAINEPKRPSDKPLRLPLQDVYKIGGIGTVPVGRGAANFTSQVIIMNHPGQIGNGYAPVLDCHTSHIAVKFAEILTKIDRRSGKELEKEPKFLKNGDAGMIKMIPTKPMVVETFSEYPPLGRFAVRDMRQTVAVGVIKSVEKKDPTGAKVTKAAAKKGGK